The following proteins are encoded in a genomic region of Thiomicrospira sp. R3:
- a CDS encoding KpsF/GutQ family sugar-phosphate isomerase, with protein sequence MSRHLDIAKTVFEIEAAAISNLTQLLNEDFDRAIDSILSSTGRVVVCGMGKSGLIGKKIVATFASTGTPSFFMHPGEAFHGDLGMVSAQDIFLALSNSGETEELIRLLPFLKDNGNTVIAMSGNPASTLAKNANYHLNIAVPQEACPFQLAPTSSTTATLVMGDALAVALMQARNFQPHDFARFHPGGSLGRKLLTRVKDEMVAKRLPLVKPNTPMLDVIHTMTDGRLGLCIVGEGEGIITDGDLRRQLEVNAAELMRLCAKDIMTLNPRTIDADAKLTEAEAMMNEHKITSLLVTSNNRLAGIIQIYNLAL encoded by the coding sequence ATGAGTCGTCATTTAGATATTGCTAAAACCGTATTTGAAATAGAAGCTGCTGCCATCTCAAACCTAACACAGCTGCTTAATGAAGATTTTGATCGCGCTATAGATTCGATTTTAAGCTCAACGGGGCGCGTTGTCGTATGCGGCATGGGTAAGTCGGGATTAATTGGTAAAAAAATCGTCGCCACCTTCGCCAGCACCGGAACACCTAGCTTTTTTATGCACCCTGGTGAGGCTTTCCATGGTGATTTAGGCATGGTTTCAGCACAAGACATATTCCTGGCTTTGTCAAACTCCGGTGAAACCGAAGAATTGATTCGCCTGCTGCCCTTCCTGAAAGACAACGGTAACACGGTTATTGCAATGAGTGGCAATCCAGCATCGACCCTCGCAAAAAATGCAAACTATCATCTTAATATTGCCGTCCCTCAAGAGGCTTGCCCATTCCAGCTGGCACCCACTTCATCAACAACCGCAACCCTTGTTATGGGTGATGCCTTGGCCGTGGCTTTGATGCAAGCGCGTAATTTTCAACCCCATGATTTTGCACGCTTTCATCCCGGAGGAAGCCTCGGGCGCAAACTACTTACCCGCGTCAAAGACGAGATGGTTGCCAAGCGCTTACCTCTAGTTAAACCAAATACGCCAATGCTAGATGTGATTCACACCATGACAGATGGCCGACTTGGTCTTTGCATCGTGGGTGAAGGTGAAGGGATCATTACTGATGGTGACTTACGTCGCCAACTTGAGGTTAATGCCGCTGAGCTCATGAGACTCTGCGCCAAAGACATTATGACACTCAACCCAAGAACCATTGATGCCGATGCCAAACTTACCGAAGCCGAAGCCATGATGAACGAGCATAAAATAACCTCGTTATTGGTGACATCCAACAACCGTTTAGCTGGCATTATCCAGATTTACAATCTTGCTCTTTAG